Proteins encoded in a region of the Panicum hallii strain FIL2 chromosome 3, PHallii_v3.1, whole genome shotgun sequence genome:
- the LOC112885230 gene encoding transcription factor LATE FLOWERING-like: MDDFGGWSMQYAAEPCLQPCRSSDDGLLGEFLGGGFDLCPDHGGLDLPASCPVQNLIQCHNGGSLSDGVQEGFMGLDAADVLPSVAGAAEDSLLDPFVYVVPDDITVAEEPAQTPASNTAFSGYSSTTGGGGNGNISSGESNTCGGYDTDVASPCAVSRTQLLQTTTGVPPSKRKLAGKYPAIAASGAKAAAGRRGEKRTTAATSSSSTSITFAAGQGHEHAAGGSACGGYEPDSDAIAQVKEMIYRAAAMRPVHQLVCGAAEPPSQTRPRRRNVRISSDPQTVAARLRRERVSERLRVLQRLVPGGSRMDTASMLDEAASYLKFLKSQLKALERANPSNGSLLQSYTGGLGGGGTSAGTVLAFGRGSAIGGYVKSNRDIA, encoded by the coding sequence ATGGACGACTTCGGCGGCTGGAGTATGCAGTACGCGGCGGAGCCGTGCCTGCAGCCATGCCGCTCGAGCGACGACGGCCTCCTCGGCGAATTTCTAGGCGGCGGCTTCGACCTCTGTCCTGATCATGGCGGTCTCGATCTGCCCGCGTCGTGCCCGGTCCagaacctcattcagtgccacAACGGAGGGAGTCTGTCCGACGGCGTGCAAGAAGGCTTCATGGGCCTGGACGCGGCGGACGTGCTCCCGAGCGTCGCCGGCGCAGCGGAAGACAGCCTCCTCGACCCGTTCGTGTACGTCGTCCCGGACGACATCACCGTCGCCGAGGAGCCCGCGCAGACTCCGGCGTCGAACACCGCCTTCTCCGGATACAGCAGCACCACGGGTGGCGGCGGCAACGGGAACATCTCCTCCGGCGAATCCAACACTTGCGGCGGCTACGACACGGACGTGGCGTCGCCGTGCGCCGTGTCGCGGACACAGCTGCTTCAGACAACGACCGGCGTGCCTCCCTCGAAGCGCAAGCTGGCGGGCAAGTACCCTGCGATAGCCGCGTCGGGAGCAAAGGCGGCAGCCGGGCGGCGTGGCGAGAAGCGAACAACCGCCgcgacgtcgtcgtcgtcgaccaGCATCACGttcgcggccgggcagggccACGAGCACGCCGCAGGAGGCTCCGCCTGCGGCGGGTACGAGCCGGACTCGGATGCGATAGCGCAGGTGAAGGAGATGATCTACCGCGCGGCGGCGATGCGGCCGGTGCACCAGCTCGTGTGCGGGGCCGCCGAGCCGCCGTCCCAGACCAGGCCGCGGCGCAGGAACGTGCGGATCTCGAGCGACCCGCagacggtggcggcgcggctgcggcgGGAGAGGGTGAGCGAGCGCCTGCGCGTGCTGCAGCGGCTCGTGCCGGGGGGCAGCCGGATGGACACGGCGTCCATGCTCGACGAGGCGGCCAGCTACCTCAAGTTCCTCAAGTCGCAGCTCAAGGCGCTGGAGAGGGCAAACCCTAGCAACGGCAGCTTGCTGCAGAGCTACACGGGCGGCCTCGGTGGTGGTGGTACTAGCGCTGGCACCGTACTTGCTTTTGGAAGAGGCAGCGCCATTGGTGGCTACGTGAAATCCAACAGGGACATAGCGTAG
- the LOC112884465 gene encoding probable cytokinin riboside 5'-monophosphate phosphoribohydrolase LOGL7 isoform X2: MGDGAAAVPSRFRTICVFCGSSAGHRKVFADAALELGHELVRRGISLVYGGGSIGLMGVIARTVRDGGCHVLGVIPKALMPIEISGESVGEVKVVADMHQRKAEMARQSEAFIALPGGYGTMEELLEMITWCQLGIHDKPVGLLNVDGYYDPLIALFEKGATEGFINPDCRQIFVAAPTASELLTKMEQYTRLHQEVAPATSWEISELGYGKGGAPPEHS, from the exons ATGGGCGACGGAGCGGCCGCCGTGCCGAGCAGGTTCCGCACGATCTGCGTCTTCTGCGGCAGCAGCGCCGGGCACCGGAAGGTGTTCGCGGACGCCGCGCTCGAGCTCGGCCACGAGCTG GTGCGGAGGGGCATCAGCCTGGtctacggcggcggcagcatcGGGCTGATGGGCGTGATTGCGCGGACGGTTCGCGACGGCGGCTGCCATGTCCTTGG GGTGATTCCGAAAGCGCTCATGCCTATTGAG ATTTCAGGCGAAAGTGTAGGAGAAGTGAAGGTTGTAGCCGACATGCATCAGAGGAAAGCTGAGATGGCTCGCCAATCTGAAGCGTTCATCGCTCTCCCAG GTGGGTATGGAACAATGGAGGAGCTGTTGGAGATGATAACCTGGTGCCAACTTGGAATTCATGACAAGCCA GTCGGCTTGCTGAATGTCGATGGTTACTACGACCCGCTGATCGCCCTGTTTGAAAAGGGGGCAACAGAGGGTTTCATCAACCCTGACTGCAGGCAAATTTTTGTTGCTGCACCAACCGCAAGCGAGCTGCTGACAAAGATGGAG CAATACACCCGGTTGCATCAGGAGGTAGCCCCGGCAACGAGCTGGGAGATCTCGGAGCTCGGCTACGGGAAAGGCGGCGCACCGCCAGAACACTCCTAG
- the LOC112884465 gene encoding probable cytokinin riboside 5'-monophosphate phosphoribohydrolase LOGL7 isoform X1, which translates to MGDGAAAVPSRFRTICVFCGSSAGHRKVFADAALELGHELVRRGISLVYGGGSIGLMGVIARTVRDGGCHVLGVIPKALMPIEISGESVGEVKVVADMHQRKAEMARQSEAFIALPGARYSTISCSHHRHFNIICLRFVSGGYGTMEELLEMITWCQLGIHDKPVGLLNVDGYYDPLIALFEKGATEGFINPDCRQIFVAAPTASELLTKMEQYTRLHQEVAPATSWEISELGYGKGGAPPEHS; encoded by the exons ATGGGCGACGGAGCGGCCGCCGTGCCGAGCAGGTTCCGCACGATCTGCGTCTTCTGCGGCAGCAGCGCCGGGCACCGGAAGGTGTTCGCGGACGCCGCGCTCGAGCTCGGCCACGAGCTG GTGCGGAGGGGCATCAGCCTGGtctacggcggcggcagcatcGGGCTGATGGGCGTGATTGCGCGGACGGTTCGCGACGGCGGCTGCCATGTCCTTGG GGTGATTCCGAAAGCGCTCATGCCTATTGAG ATTTCAGGCGAAAGTGTAGGAGAAGTGAAGGTTGTAGCCGACATGCATCAGAGGAAAGCTGAGATGGCTCGCCAATCTGAAGCGTTCATCGCTCTCCCAGGTGCCAGATATTCGACGATTTCCTGCTCGCATCACCGACATTTCAATATAATTTGCTTACGATTTGTATCAGGTGGGTATGGAACAATGGAGGAGCTGTTGGAGATGATAACCTGGTGCCAACTTGGAATTCATGACAAGCCA GTCGGCTTGCTGAATGTCGATGGTTACTACGACCCGCTGATCGCCCTGTTTGAAAAGGGGGCAACAGAGGGTTTCATCAACCCTGACTGCAGGCAAATTTTTGTTGCTGCACCAACCGCAAGCGAGCTGCTGACAAAGATGGAG CAATACACCCGGTTGCATCAGGAGGTAGCCCCGGCAACGAGCTGGGAGATCTCGGAGCTCGGCTACGGGAAAGGCGGCGCACCGCCAGAACACTCCTAG
- the LOC112884458 gene encoding protein IQ-DOMAIN 1-like: MEASSKWIKSLVALKAAGHKGGRKWPRLWRSSSSAASRASAGEGGALASEASSASADSFSSVLAAVVRAAPRDFRLIRQEWAAVRIQTAFRAFLARRALKALRGIVRLQALVRGRLVRKQLAVTLKCMHALLRVQERAREQRARSTVDGNGSQVALNGRATSTKDAEEQWCDRQGSFDEVKSKLHMKHEGAAKRERAIAYAHFYQHRSSKHSGRPSSPATCVRSHESNRCNHNLRYLEGWMATKPWETRLMERNHTDSQFAKNCEDLNLAVSKHSDASSVKIRRNNVTTRVAAKPPSVLSASSSDFVYEESSPSTSSVTPVSATTTILASEARSDSGHVGGPNYMNLTKSAKARLNGCSSHRGSFQRQRSGDMPRVALSPIDAQSNAGSEISVTSKRLSSLSLKGRIKTRSLDKENDDNLAP, translated from the exons ATGGAGGCGTCGAGCAAGTGGATCAAGTCGCTGGTGGCCCTGAAGGCGGCGGGGCACAAGGGCGGGCGCAAGTGGCCGCGGCTGTGGCGGAGCTCGTCGTCCGCCGCGTCCAGGGCGagcgccggcgagggcggcgcgcTCGCGTCGGAGGCGTCCTCGGCGTCGGCCGACTCGTTCAGCTCGgtgctcgcggccgtcgtccgCGCGGCGCCCAGGGACTTCCGGCTCATCAGGCAGGAGTGGGCCGCCGTCCGCATCCAGACCGCCTTCCGCGCATTCTTG GCGAGGCGGGCGTTGAAGGCGCTGAGGGGCATCGTGCGGCTGCAGGCGCTGGTGCGCGGCCGGCTCGTGCGGAAGCAGCTGGCCGTCACGCTCAAGTGCATGCACGCGCTGCTGCGGGTGCAGGAACGCGCCAGGGAGCAGCGGGCGCGCTCCACCGTTGATGGCAACGGTTCCCAGGTCGCGCTCAACGGCCGTGCCACTTCTACCAAAGACGCTGAG GAACAATGGTGTGACCGTCAAGGTTCTTTTGATGAAGTAAAATCAAAATTACACATGAAGCATGAAGGTGCAGCAAAGAGAGAAAGGGCAATTGCCTATGCTCATTTTTATCAG CATCGGAGTTCAAAACACAgcggaaggccaagctctcctGCTACCTGTGTTAGAAGCCATGAGTCTAATAGGTGCAATCACAACTTGAGATACTTAGAAGGATGGATGGCAACTAAACCATGGGAAACCAGACTTATGGAGCGAAATCATACCGACTCGCAGTTCGCGAAGAACTGTGAGGATCTGAACTTGGCTGTCTCTAAGCATTCTGATGCTAGCTCGGTGAAAATCAGAAGGAACAATGTCACAACCAGGGTAGCAGCAAAGCCTCCTTCAGTGCTGTCTGCCTCTTCCTCTGACTTTGTGTATGAGGAGAGCTCTCCGTCAACATCCTCAGTGACTCCAGTGtctgccaccaccaccatcttAGCATCAGAAGCAAGATCAGACAGTGGCCATGTTGGAGGACCAAACTACATGAATTTGACCAAGTCTGCCAAAGCAAGGCTAAATGGTTGCAGCAGCCACAGAGGGTCATTCCAGCGACAGCGATCCGGGGACATGCCCAGGGTGGCTCTCTCTCCAATCGACGCCCAGAGCAACGCTGGCTCGGAGATTTCAGTGACCTCAAAGAGACTGAGCAGCTTGTCCTTGAAAGGCCGAATCAAGACGAGAAGCTTGGACAAGGAGAATGACGATAACCTGGCTCCTTGA